A window of Rhodothermales bacterium genomic DNA:
TTTCAAGGCGTTTTTGTTCGACGCCAGGCTGATTACGGGAATATCGAGTACGAGTAGGAGTACCGCTTCGCTGAGTACGAGTACGAAAGCAGCGTGTAACGTTCAACGCATATACGTTTAACGCGTTTTTGCGTTTACTCCCACCGAAACACCTTCGTCGAAATAGCGGTGCAGACTCCGAACGCCAGCAACAGAGCCGCGACATGGATCCACTGGCCGGCCCAGTCGCCGAACCGCCAGGTCGCTTCGAGCAGGGCGACGGCGTGGGTGGTGGGTAACAAAAGCGCAAAGCCTTTTAAGACCGGCGACATCCCTTCGAGGGGAAAAAACAGTCCGGACACCGCCAACATAGGGTACATGAAGCCCGCCCCGATGGGTTGAGCGAACCGGGCGGTGGGAACGAGGCTGGCGATCACGAAACCGAGCGACAGAATACTCAGCGTGCTCAGGAGCAAGGCGGCGGAAAAGCTGGCGAGATGTGGGGTTATGGCGCCGGGGAAAAACTGCCGGCCGGCCAGCACCAGCAATACCAGGCTGATCGCCGTAAACCCGAGCTTGACGATCACCTGAGCGCTCAAGATGGTGACAGGTGTGAGCGGGGTGGCGCGCAGACGTTTCAGGATGCCACCCTCCCGGTAAATCGAAATGATGGCCACAAGCGATAGCACAGCGCTGATGGCGATCATGAGGGCCGCAAGGATGGGGACTTGAACCGAAGCGCCATCCGCCGCATTCGAACTCCCGGCGCCCAACACGCGGCCGAGCACGATAAACAGCACCACCGGGATGCCGATCGTGCCGAACACCCCCATGGGTTCGCGCAGAAACACCTTCGTTTCGATCCAGGTCAGCTTCCAGAGTCCGTTCAGCATGGGCATATCCGCTTCTTATTCCCTGATTCCGTGGCCGGTGAGCTTGAGGAACACGTCCTCCAGCGTGGGCATCTCCGTCCGAAACCCACTCACCCGGATAGCTTCGCGCGCAATGAAATAGATTACCTCCGTTACAAACGAGTCGCCGGCGCCATCGAGCGTGTACGTCACCCCTTCGCCCGAGACCGACACCCTGGCAGGTAGACGACCGAGGCGGCCTGCCAGGCCGGTATCGTCGCTCGTGAATACGACACGGCGTTCCGGGCAGTGGGTATCCACGAGGTCCGCCGGCGTCCCGATTTCGAGCACCTTCCCGTGTTCGATGATCGCGACGCGGTCGCACAGTCGTTCCGCCTCTTCCATCAGATGTGTGGTCAGAAAGACGGTTTTGCCACGGTCGTGGATGTCAGTGATGAGCTCCCAGATGGTCCGCCGCGCCTGGGGATCGAGGCCGGTGGTGAGTTCGTCGAGGAACACCAGTTCGGGGTCGTGAATGAGGGCGAGGGCGATAAACAGCCGCTGCTTCTGGCCGCCGGAGAGTGTCATGAACCAGGCGTTGCGCTTTTCCTGGAGGCCGAGGCGAGTGAGGAGTGCGTCGCCGTCGACGGCGCTGGTGGCGTACAAGGACGACCAGAGGTCGACCGCCTCCCAGACCTTGATGCGTTTCTGTAGATGCGCTTCCTGGTGCTGGACGCCGATGCGCCGGCGCAGCGCCTGCGCATCCCGTTGGGGATGGAGACCCAGCACCGAGATCGTCCCTTTATCCGCCTTGCGGTGGCCCTGGAGGCACTCCATCGTGGTCGTTTTACCGGCGCCATTCGGGCCAATCAGGCCGAAGATCTCGCCCGCGTAGACTTCGAGGGAAACATCTTCGACCGCCACGGTGGATCCGTAGCGTTTCCCCAGGTTGGAGACGGAGATGACGGGTGTAGGCATGCGGTGAGCGAGGGGTGGGTGAGCCAGAAGGCGCAGCGTACGCGCGACGCGGGGAATAGTCGCACAGACAGGACGAACCCTGCAAAAATCGATCAGGGGGTGGAATGCGGCATACCGCGGTGCGGGTTATATCAGCTAATAGTACGATCACTTGCACGGATGGGTAGCCTCGTGTCATATTGTGACC
This region includes:
- a CDS encoding ABC transporter ATP-binding protein, giving the protein MPTPVISVSNLGKRYGSTVAVEDVSLEVYAGEIFGLIGPNGAGKTTTMECLQGHRKADKGTISVLGLHPQRDAQALRRRIGVQHQEAHLQKRIKVWEAVDLWSSLYATSAVDGDALLTRLGLQEKRNAWFMTLSGGQKQRLFIALALIHDPELVFLDELTTGLDPQARRTIWELITDIHDRGKTVFLTTHLMEEAERLCDRVAIIEHGKVLEIGTPADLVDTHCPERRVVFTSDDTGLAGRLGRLPARVSVSGEGVTYTLDGAGDSFVTEVIYFIAREAIRVSGFRTEMPTLEDVFLKLTGHGIRE
- a CDS encoding ABC transporter permease — its product is MLNGLWKLTWIETKVFLREPMGVFGTIGIPVVLFIVLGRVLGAGSSNAADGASVQVPILAALMIAISAVLSLVAIISIYREGGILKRLRATPLTPVTILSAQVIVKLGFTAISLVLLVLAGRQFFPGAITPHLASFSAALLLSTLSILSLGFVIASLVPTARFAQPIGAGFMYPMLAVSGLFFPLEGMSPVLKGFALLLPTTHAVALLEATWRFGDWAGQWIHVAALLLAFGVCTAISTKVFRWE